In a single window of the Niabella ginsenosidivorans genome:
- a CDS encoding RagB/SusD family nutrient uptake outer membrane protein has protein sequence MKKLLYTTLSVIFSIFIFSCNKIIDIDPISNVGAGAFYKNYNEVNTALAGCYNGMQGPLYNEWMFTDLRSDNSLQGVPNTSSVDNIELNDLDMFTLNATHSDVYDYWLAAYKNIRAVNYVLGSLGVTFSNGQDNFGTATAQLNDDQKKQLAGEALIVRAYHYFNLVRLFGGVFLISEPEDPQTSKKVGRSSATDIYNFIMADLNTAQSILPRISYSQIAATDLGRVNIWSAKALLAKVYLTLGRKADALMLLDDIITNSGYGLLPSYADVFSVSNEMNREIIFAVRYKAGGFNLGSPFANLFAPTGSGSAIVAGDGKGYNFPTTSIQAAFKTSTSSGSDARKDVTVAVYNTTKPYVKKFLSTVAVSYDAENDFPVIRFSDVLLMKAEAVGFDGPSGVAVGIINQVRQRAGAIDYTGTGDFSAGFYKYPSGGDSAINSASGFTKALLNERRLEFAFENQRFFDMQRLGDAVQMIKDHFAEEYDVFYSRISPKIPLETLQGNVTKDKLLLPIPQREIDTNNEIPIEQNTGY, from the coding sequence ATGAAAAAGCTTTTATATACAACCCTATCCGTCATTTTTTCAATATTTATTTTTTCCTGTAATAAAATAATAGATATTGATCCCATATCCAATGTAGGTGCAGGAGCATTCTATAAAAATTATAACGAGGTAAATACAGCGCTTGCAGGCTGCTATAATGGAATGCAGGGGCCTTTGTATAACGAGTGGATGTTTACCGACCTGAGAAGCGATAATTCTTTACAGGGTGTGCCCAACACTTCCAGCGTTGACAATATAGAGCTGAACGACCTGGATATGTTTACCTTAAATGCCACGCACAGCGATGTTTATGATTACTGGCTGGCTGCCTATAAGAATATACGGGCTGTTAACTATGTTTTAGGAAGCCTTGGTGTTACATTCAGTAATGGCCAGGATAATTTTGGAACGGCCACCGCACAGTTAAATGATGATCAGAAAAAGCAACTGGCCGGTGAAGCCTTAATAGTGCGGGCTTATCATTATTTTAACCTGGTACGGTTATTTGGTGGTGTTTTCCTGATCTCCGAACCGGAGGATCCCCAAACGTCCAAGAAGGTAGGGCGTAGCAGCGCCACAGATATCTATAATTTTATTATGGCCGATCTGAATACCGCCCAAAGTATTTTGCCCCGGATCAGTTACAGCCAGATAGCGGCAACGGACCTGGGCCGTGTAAACATATGGTCGGCAAAAGCGCTGCTGGCAAAGGTGTATCTTACATTAGGAAGAAAAGCCGATGCGCTCATGTTGCTTGATGATATCATTACAAACAGCGGGTATGGGCTCCTGCCGTCTTATGCAGATGTGTTCTCTGTATCCAATGAAATGAACCGGGAAATTATTTTTGCCGTAAGATACAAAGCAGGTGGCTTTAACCTGGGGTCCCCTTTTGCCAATCTTTTTGCGCCTACCGGTAGTGGCAGCGCTATTGTGGCCGGTGACGGTAAAGGGTACAATTTTCCCACTACTTCCATCCAGGCGGCATTTAAAACTTCCACATCGTCAGGATCAGATGCCCGTAAAGATGTTACTGTAGCAGTTTACAACACTACAAAACCGTATGTAAAAAAATTCCTTTCCACGGTTGCGGTAAGCTATGACGCGGAAAACGATTTCCCCGTGATCCGGTTTTCCGATGTGCTTTTAATGAAAGCGGAGGCGGTTGGCTTTGACGGGCCGTCAGGTGTTGCTGTTGGAATCATCAACCAGGTAAGGCAGCGTGCCGGAGCTATAGATTATACAGGCACCGGCGATTTTTCTGCCGGATTTTACAAATATCCTTCAGGCGGGGACAGCGCTATCAACAGCGCATCCGGCTTTACCAAAGCCCTGCTGAATGAAAGGAGACTGGAATTTGCCTTTGAGAACCAGCGCTTCTTTGATATGCAGCGCCTGGGCGATGCGGTGCAAATGATCAAAGACCATTTTGCAGAGGAGTACGATGTGTTTTATTCCAGGATCAGCCCGAAAATACCATTGGAAACCTTACAGGGCAATGTTACAAAGGATAAATTACTGCTGCCGATACCCCAAAGGGAAATAGACACCAATA